Genomic DNA from Budorcas taxicolor isolate Tak-1 chromosome 5, Takin1.1, whole genome shotgun sequence:
agtcctgggtgtttattggaaggactgatgctgaagctgaaactccagtactttggccacctcatgtgaagagttgactgattggaaaagaccctgatgctgggaaggattgggggcaggaggagaaggggatgacagaggatgagatggctggatggcatcaccaacttgatggacatgagtttgagtgaactccgggagttgttgatggacagggaagcctggcgtgctgtgattcatggggtcgtaactagtacacgactgagcaactgaactgaaacaaataatACACTGGCCTTCATAAACTACCTTTGAGTTAAGACTAAGCAAATTTAAAGACTGGCTTTTCCTGTAGTGTATTCACAGGGGACCCAGGGACTTTTTTTActtcctgctttcctttttttttttttctaagagaaCAGTCAACtgagtaaaaatataaattgttgCAGTCTTATTTCTGCAGTGTGTATTATTGTGCTTATCTTTTAACAGCAAATCTCTTATCATTTACTTAAGAACTAGTTTTAAAGTCTTGATAAGAGTAGGTGCAGAATACTCAGGCTACCCtagggctcagacagtaaagtatctgtctgcaatgagggagacctctgttggatccctgggtcaggaaaatcccctggagaaggaaatggcaattcactgcagtactcttgcctggaaaatcccatgggccggGCCTCAGTATAGTGACAAAAGGCATAGGGAAAGAAGCAAGCTAAATAATCAAGGATAGTACATTGACTAAAGTAATATTATAGCCATAAGATTGACTACAATGCAGGGTTTAAAAATCATGTCCTGAAAAATTATACACTTTCACTGAATTATCTCAATTAATACAAGGATTTTGATTGACTTTAGTGCAAAGTAATCCTCAGGCCATAGTGGCATATTTGAGGGTGGCAAATTCTGCTCCCCCTCACTTTCTCTctatccctctctctctctctctctctctctctatatatatatatatatatatatataaatatataaatatatatatgcgcacacagacacatacaatacatatatgtgtagacATGTATGATGGATAATAGCTCTAGTTTGTCTTCCTAACCAGATTGTAAGCTCATGGTGGGCAGcaactatatttaaaattaccTTCTACTTCTGTACCCTATAGTATCTTGCAACTGAAGATCTTTTACTTAATGGAAACTTAATTTTATTGTCAGAATTttgaacttgttttttttttttaactagaatgGTATTAAGAGTTTTTTTCAGGAACCTTTACTTCAGCCCCTCTTCACCTGTGTGCAGTGGCAGAATCAATACCCACCTGTAATAATATCTTGAGGAGTATATGAGAAAGATAATGGGTCCACTGCAGAACCTGatatatggtgaaagtgaaagtccctcagttctgtctgactctttgcatccccatggactatacagtccatggaattctccatgccagaatactggagtgggtagctgttcctttctccaggggatcttcccaacccaggggtccaacccaggtctcctgcattgcaggcggatgctttaccagctgagccacaagggaagcccaagaatactggagtgggtagcctatcccttctccagcggatcttcccagtgGAGGAATgggaaccagagtctcctgcattgcaggccgattttttttaccaactgagctatcaggaaagccctagtATGTggtagaacatttttttttaaaaaaaagtcatttttaaatattttgaagacagaatgagaaacactggttctggaaattttcatgttctttcttttAGAAAGTAAAAGTGGTTGTTAAGTAATTGTATGTTTAAGAACTAAGTATTTAACTAACTAAGGGAATAATtacattatttgtttctttgtagAGTTATTCCAAACTGTCAGTTCCGATCAAAAACAGCACGTCTTAAAACTTTTACTGCTAACCAGATAGATGAAATAAAGGACCCTTCTGGACTCTTTTatattcttccttttcaaaagGTAATCCAACTCTATGACATTTATAGCATTAAGGACCTACATTTAAAGATAATTTGAAATGTGTTGTAAGATTTTgtgtgtttgaaaatatttttagatctCTGAGATttatttaaagttaaattaagagcttattcttgcctggaaaatcccatggacagaggagcctggtaggctgcagtccatggggtcgctaagagtcggacatgactgagcaacttcactttcacttttcactttcatgcattggagaaggaaatggcaacccactccagtgttcttgccgtctcccagggacgacggagcctggtgggctgccatctatggggtcgcacagagtcggacacaaatgaagcaacataggagcagcagcagcaagagcttattaaaaccaaaaattgaatttaaattgtCATGTTAAAAAATAGCCATGAATAATTATACCTCTATTGAAaagaatcaactatacttcaataaataaaaataaatgaccataATTTAGTTACTGATTGTGGGTACTGAATTTTACTTGTTTATGTTAAAGCTAAATGAAAtacaaacattaaagaaaataaatatagaggGGCATCTCTACATATTGGTGTGTCTTTTGAGCCCttctatgttttggttattgttaATTTGtaatgttttgcatttttaaaagaagaaaaacataccAATGTAATAGTGTTGAGATTCAACTAGTATTAGACTGGTAAAGAGAAAGTAATTAAGAGAGTAATCAGTGATTTATAATGTATTGatctgattatttaaaaattctgcaaatatttttgatagttaattcacaaaataaattttttagggCTACTTGGTGAATTGGGATGTTCAAAGACAAGTTTGGGATTAcctttttggaaaagaaatgtatCAGGTAACAAGTTGGAGTATGTGTTCAAATTTCTATTTCCATGTGTCATTCAAGTGAAAAATCCGAAGttatattttaagatttataaaattttgaatatttcttaCAGTATTTAAGTCACTTAATCTACTGTGCTTAGCTTTGATTTTCTAAATAAGTGCAAGTGCATAGAATTTCTATTGTGAAGTAGAATTTGAGGTTGAGAAGAGCTAATCTATATGAAATTtaagattaaaattttacttcagATATCTACTATTCTTAGACCACTTTATCATCtcatttttcacaataaaatttGTTTGCTCATATGTCTGAATGTGTGAATGATACAATGTTAGAATTTTGTGCTCTTAATATCTTTAGTGTGACTTTAGGTATCCTGAGAGAATGTTCAAATTTTAATGCTTCTTTAAGAGTATGTGGGAGAGAATTGTGTAAACATTAAATATCCCAAAGCTTCTCaccttttcccttttattttttaccttttaacttttaaaaacaaaataccagTTCTAGTGCTTGCGGTTGTATCATTCATTACTTTTGCATAATTATCTTTAAACAATTTGATGGTACCATTTTATCAGTGCTATCATTAGGAGAGTTAAATAGTAGTTGAAGACCATGAATGCTGTAACCAGACTTCCGAAGTTCAGTCCTAAGTTTGTCATTAATTAGTTATACGAACCTCGGTAACTCATTCACCTCTTCTATGTCTCAGTTTGCTCACCTTTCAAAAGGGGATAATAGTAAGACATGTCTTCTagggttattgtgagaattaaatagatGTACGTACATAAAGCAGATGTTTATAACTATAAAGCTACAAAACTgggaatttttttcctctataggTTGACTTTTTAGACACTAATATTATTATCACAGAACCATATTTTAACTTCACTTCAATTCAAGAATCAATGAATGAAATCTTATTTGAAGAATACCAGTTTCAAGCAGTATTAAGAGTAAATGGTGAGTTAAAGTTCTGATTGAAATTGAGTTATGTGAATATGAATAAACACTTTAAATCCAAGAATATTGAGTGACATTCTTTTAGAtttgatgaaatttaaaattagatGAAGCCCTCGAGCTTATTAGTCCGACTTCTCTCGCtatatctttttaatatagtATTTCTCCCTAATGAAGTTAACAACATATTTCTAATCTccgaaagtttattttttctgaaatagtTCTTTTCTATCACTGATGTGTTTGCTATTCTTATTGTTTGAAATAATGTTAATAGCTCAGACTGCCAATATGAGGAAAAACAATCTATACATATCATCTAGAAGTTAGTTTTTTAAAGGCTAGAATTAAATGACTGTACAAAGAAAGTATTCACCTGTTTAGCATGTAGCATTTAAGTCTGTATAAACAACAATATACTGTAATGGTTAGGAACATAATCTTTAGAACAGTGTTCTCAACCAAGAGTGATATTGCTCCTGGGGACATTTAACAATGTCTGGAGACGTTTTTCATTATCACAACTGGGATGGTACTTCTTGCATCTAATATATAGAGGACCAAGATTCTGCTAAAACAGTGCACAGTAAAGCCCCCAATGCTGGGGAAGTATCTGACCCGCAATGTCAGTAGTTCTGAAGTTGAGAAAAACTGCTGTAGAGTCATACTGCTTacgtttgattcctggctctgtTATTTTCTAATCATATGACCTTGGGCACATTATTAACATCTCtgcttcagtttctgcatctgtaagaaggggattgttgtgaggattaaaacaCACATACTCATGGAGTTTACAAGAGTGCCCAGCATGTAATAAATGCTCAGCAAAATTATttgctattaaaataattattataagttGTGAAGTAAATATTTACCTTCAAAGTTGGTCacaaaatttttatcattttccacaaaaatatcatgttttaatgtttaaatatctGACAGAATTAGGAATGTTATTTtagattaactttatttttacaaaggagaatttctgtctttctgtttgctttagtttgctgcttttctttacttattgttttaaattagttGTACTTTTATtcagtatgtttattttttctttatcttttgttttcttaatagcTGGGGCTCTCAGTGCACACAGGTATTTCCGAGATAATCCTTCCGAGTTATGCTGTATCATTGTAGATAGTGGATATTCCTTTACACATATAGTTCCTTACTGTAgaagtaagaagaaaaaagaagcgATTATTCGGTGAGTTGCATTCaattttcatcttatttcttataataaaaCTGGATGAAATGTGTGGTAAACTGAACTAAGTTTGAATTCTTCCTTTTTAGGATAAATGTGGGAGGAAAACTCCTAACCAATCATCTAAAAGAGATCATATCTTATAGGTAATACTTAGCTTTGATTCTATGGTAAGATGAGATGCTGGGGgtgaaatttttaaagtaatttaaaattattccttGCCTTTAGTTCTAATTTCAGGCAACAGTTCTGAATTATTGCTTTAAAGACTGTATTACATAGatactgggttgaccaaaaagttcatttgggtttatCTGTAACACCTTATGGAAGAacttaaatgaactttttgaccaactcaGTAAATACCAATGATGTTCAAGTTAAAAAGCTTTCTGACATATGAAATGGTAGTGTCCACCAAAAAGACATTTCCAATTTCTCAGGAGTTTAatacattaataatattttaaaattgcagaTGTACATATACCTTGTAAAACAGTTTACAATGCATATAAGGAAATAAGggtctgaaaagaaaataaatctccacttcccttttccatttctcttgtcAGTTCTCCATACACAGTATAATACTTGaactttatttatcttttatgcttttttaatctctaaaagCCTTAATAATGTGCACTGCCATGTATAAAACAATAGCTATAGGAACctcctgtatagtacagggagctcagctcagtgctctgtaatgacctagagggataggaTGTTGGGGCGGGTGTGGGAGGGAGTTCCAGGAGGGAGagtctatatgtatacataatagtTGGTTCACTTTGTTatataacagaaactaacacaacattgtaaagcaactatacccccccccaaagaaaaatatatagatagatatgttTCTGGATTAGCCAATGTTAGTTGACTGTCCACTATTAAAAGATTAGGAATTAGTGTACTTAGTCATCTCccaaggagggcatagcaacccactccagtattcttgcctggagaatccgcatggacagaggagctcgatgggctaccgtccatgggattgcaaagagttaaacatgactgagtgattaagcacaacTTAAAtaagatactggaatgggtattccataaagttaaaaatattttacacattcaaaaatttaatagtttttaaagatCAGTTACCTGGAAATTTAATTCCAAAAAAATACTTTCAATAATAAGttgcaattaaatttttttcatttcacattaccatttttatttctgtttagaCAGTTACACGTTATGGATGAAACTCATGTGATTAATCAAGTGAAAGAAGATGTATGCTATGTGTCTCAGGATTTTTATAGAGACATGGATATTGCCAAGTATGTATAATGGTAGCCTAAAAATTGGAAGGTTGATTCTTGGCTAATGTTAAGCATAGTTAAAATACTTCATAAgtctctattttgttttccaggttgaaaggagaagaaaatacgGTAATGGTAGACTATGTTTTGCCTGACTTTAGTACAATTAAAAAGGGCTTTTgtaaggtaatttttaaaaaaattttattttgtattaacatgaagttaatttataatgtattagtttcaggtgtataataagtgattcagttatacattattctttttcaagtgttttctcactgttattacagaatattaagttgagttccctgtgctatacagtaggttcttattgattatttattttaaatatattgtgcatGGATGCATatttagttgcttcagttatgtccatctctttgcgaccccaggactgtagcctgctaggttcctctgtccttgggattctccaggcaagactactcggatgggtagccattcccttttccaagggattttcccgacctggtgattgaacctgagtctcctgcattgcaggcaaactctatactgtctaagccaccagggaagcccatagtaactccatggactgtagcccaccaggcttctctgttcatggaattttctagggaagaatattggagtgggtagccattcccttctccaggggatcttcgtgacccagggattgaacctgaatcttacgttgcaggcggattcttgaccatctgagccacctgtatagaagtgtatgttaatcccaatgtcctaatttatccttctccccACCTTTCTCTTTTGACAACCATAAGTTTGTGTTCTAAGTCTGTGATATAAGGTAATTTTTAAGTTTGTTTCAAGCGACCACTCAGGTTTGAAAAGCATCTAGCTGGGATTGATGGAATGTCAGAGTTGTTGATGATAGCCTTCttgcctgttggccatttctgTAGACACCAGAGTATGAATGATTTAATTAATATCTGTATTAAATTTGTTTAGAAAAAGAACTATCCACTGTGATAGCTTATGGGACAAATCTGGAGATAAACAGTAACTTTACCTATATTACGGTTTacccatttctgttttcttaagaaTTAGTGTAAGTCCAGTTAGATTAGTTGCCTGTTGTGAATGTTATTGACACAGCAGACCCAGGGCTGTGGTATCAGATTGTAGTTGAAAAGGGCAAAATCCAGTGCCTTTTGAAAATGTTGAATAGGGTTTATCTTGGATGTCAAAACAATATAATTTCTCCCTATCTTTGATCAGCTCAGTTTTATGTTTGGGTAAATGTGAAGTTTGCCCTTACAGTTACTGGCTTGGTGAGGACTTTTAGCAGTTGAAAGACTTTGGTCAGAAACCTAAGCACACAGAGATATTTTTGCAAGGAGACATTTATggtaatgttcattgcagtatagATTGAGTGAAAAATTGGGAAGAGCCTAAATACTCACTAATGGAAgaagaataaatttttatttattcatgttataagtgaaagtgtgaagtcactcagtcatgtccgactctgcgaccccatggactgtagcctaccaggttccaacatccatggggttttccaggcaagaatactggagttggttgccatttcttctccaggagatcttcctgacccagggattgaaccctagtctcccacatggtaggcattgtaggcagacgctttaccatctgagccaccagggaagatcctcaTGTTATAAAATAAGCAGTAAAAATATAGTAAGAGGTATGTGATCATCATGGATAAATCTCAGAAATGTATTTCTGTTCAGAAGACTATATACCATTTCAGGATATGTAGAATAATTCTTTATATGTGggcatttataaaaatgaagtaaaagtataaaaactgtgtgtgtgaaTGATAACACCACATTTAAAATGGGAGTGTTATCTGTGAAGGTATGTTAAACTGACTGATGGATACATGGGTTTTATACAgttatttatacttatttttatgcctgaagtttaaaaaataatttatttggccAGATTTTtaaggtgaaatacaaataagaatTCAGAGGTTACCCCCTTAGAAATAGATCCTTGTGGAAGGACCAAGGCTAACTTTAAGAAGTGAGAATTATGACAGATTATGGAATCTGGTTATCTGGACATGAACTGGGGAGAGGAACTGGCAGCCTGAATCCCACATAGAATATGGaagatgtattttttctttataagacAAGGAAAACTGCCCCAAACATATAGATAGCAGGCATCTTTCTCATCAGGCATGTTTGATCATCCTCATACAACTATAGCTGTTTAAAGCAGTCCAATGATATAAACACCTTATAGAGAATTTACAGCACTCTGAACTTATGATGATAAAGTAATCGGTATTTCTACCAGGATGGACCCTGAATGATGGACCCTATGTCTCTAAACCTGACTGAAAATCACCTGGGCCACTTGAAG
This window encodes:
- the ACTR6 gene encoding actin-related protein 6 codes for the protein MTTLVLDNGAYNAKIGYSHETVSVIPNCQFRSKTARLKTFTANQIDEIKDPSGLFYILPFQKGYLVNWDVQRQVWDYLFGKEMYQVDFLDTNIIITEPYFNFTSIQESMNEILFEEYQFQAVLRVNAGALSAHRYFRDNPSELCCIIVDSGYSFTHIVPYCRSKKKKEAIIRINVGGKLLTNHLKEIISYRQLHVMDETHVINQVKEDVCYVSQDFYRDMDIAKLKGEENTVMVDYVLPDFSTIKKGFCKPREEMVLSGKYKSGEQILRLANERFAVPEILFNPSDIGIQEMGIPEAIVYSIQNLPEEMQPHFFKNIVLTGGNSLFPGFRDRVYSEVRCLTPTDYDVSVVLPENPITYAWEGGKLISENDDFEDMVVTREDYEENGHSICEEKFDI